The segment tcactcATTTCGACCCTCGTTGTCAGCAAGCGAATTCAAGACTGGACGAATTACATACTCATATTGTCAAAACCATATGCAAGTGAtgaagggcaaaaataacatggggtgaaaataaccctgtaaaCAGTAACATGTtgatatggctgttccatgtatgtttcataccCTGACTGAAAGCTAATATAATGGCTTTATatcaacaatatttatatattctttacaaatatacatcagtataaaaataaatataagcattgaatgctttaTTTTGGATGTCGTCAGTGCTGTAACACACCAAgctgtgcagacaaattatcatacgaCGCTAACAGGCAGTATTTGGTTTGTCTGCACTGATTGGTGTGTTACAGGACCGACAtcaaaaaataagcattcaatgctgaAATGAGTGTGTTGTTCTATTTTGTACTGGTAATcatatgttataattttaaaatgaatcaatactTACAGCTTGCCTTTCACCAAAAGCTTTTGGGCAAATGCCGTGTTCAGAATAAACACATTCTCTGTGCCCAAGTCTTCTTTCATTCTTCTGTATCAAAGTGAatgaattctatttttaaaagcaaaggAACTCCACTTTTGGGGGAAaacaataatatacatatatatacatggttTCCAGTAGGATATGAGaacattttctctttatttaagATAAAAGAGCATTGGTACCTTGTCGCAACATCAATGATGGCATCTGTCAACCATCTCATTGGGTGGAGGGACACCATGTCAACCTCATAAAGATCTATCCCCATTTCAATTCTATGACTACAGGTAtaagcaaaacattttaatgctGGAACATCAAAACAAACCAGAAAAGAAAGGATTTTCAAACCAATCAGCAAATCAATccatatttttaaaggaaatggAGGTATGAGCATAAACAGTATGAGCCACGCTTTGTTGAAGGtgaattaatttaattcaacTTTTGTTAAATAGTATCCATGTTCATCACTTAAGGTCTAACAGCATACACACTAGTTGTACTCATATTAAAGAAGTTACAGAAATGAAGACAGTATAGCCAAGATAAACACAAATATCCCGCAAATTTAGCAAAAGATGGAATCCAAATCATaaagaaaacatagaaaaagTTGAACTAGGAAACAATTCATTCAATTCATCAGattagaataaaaagaaaaaaaccaaaaaaaaaaaagtatataagtGGAAAGAGAACAAATAAGaacagaatatttatttctcaCACATTATCCATTCCAGGAAGTCTGAGCTTCTCAATAACTTGAGGTGTGGGGTTTGGAGTGTTGCACCCTTCATTAAGTGGAAGAAAATTGTCAAAAGTCAACCaaaacatggcatttcatatgCAAAAGAATGCACTAAAGGATAGAGAAACATACATATGACGCCCTTTAGATAAAACAAATATCTGATGTGACATGAAGTACAAAAGAACCATTTCATTgcaaacatgtattaaatcatgAACACAATTTGCTAATGAAATAGAACTTCTGTTAataaaaaaccaattaaaaattcACCTGCTAGAAAAGAAACAGGAACCAATAGGTTATAACAGCCTTCACTCCTAACAATCTCCAATGTCTGCTTTGCAGAGGGAACACAAGGACACGGAGGGAAAGAAATAACCTGCTTATTCTCATGTAGTTTGATATTGATTTCTAATGCCCCTGCCAGGAGAAGCAATCTGAACCGATCTAAATTCACCAAGCAAAAGCAAGTATAATCATACcagaaagaaaagaaactatggaattacatgtacaacatatcAAAAACTTCAAAGCCATTTTGATTACCGGTACTTCTATTACCATTGGAGTTAGTCATGGCatcttcaaaacatttcagCATGTCATCTCCTCCACTAATCCCAAGGAGATCACAGATAACCTGAGGCTTCACTCCTCCACTGACTACACGCTCATACTATCAAAAAGGATTAAGTACAAACTGTGAACaccttaaaataattctttcaaaatttgaGAATATTCAAGGTATTTGGCAATCTGATTCAAACCTGCTGGGCATAGTGGCCCATATGAAGAATTCCTTGAACTCTCATAAGCAGATCTAGATGGGCTTGGCTGCAGGGGGCATACATGTTAAAGCATTCCCTGATACTTTTACATTGTAAAAGCTTTGCAAAGCCTTCTCGATTCACACCACTTGAATACCGGTAATTGagaagaaataataatttttatataaactgacaataatttttcaaaccttcGGAAAGtgttttgatttagaaaaacATACCCAGGTTGAACCAAGGCCACTGGAAACGTTTTATGAGCCATAAAGGCCTCTCGCAGGGTCTTAGTTGATGTGTGTGTTGCAACAACTGATGCAACAACCTCCGGAGAAGGCACTTTGTCCATAAGTTGCTGCACATCATTAAACTTGCACTGAATAAAATATTAGCAAatacattttacagaaacacaCATCAATTTCTTGTAACATGACTGCATATCAACattaatgtacattaacagGTATTTTCTTAGATGCAAGCTACATGCTTATGACGAAAAACCAGGGACACGCGATTTGTTCACAGTATGTAAGGAGTAAGTTAATGCTGAGAAAAATGTCACAGAAATTTAATGGAATCACAAGGGTAAAACATGATAACCCCATCTCCTTTAGAGAAGGGTTATAAAAATAGGcaaatttattatttagaaTGACTTGCTATATCCAACTTAAATTGAAGTTCAAAAATTACTGTAATATGAAATTGGTTGATACATGaacaaatcttctgagaagccctttAAGCTTCAGAGAAAATAATCACATTTTAATACCAAATTGATATATCATTTAACTTAATAACCTTGTGGTTTATTATTAAAGTGAATGTACCAGATACTACTAGCACTTTATTTATCTTCTTATTACCTTGTTCATAAGGTTCTCTACCTTGTAGGATGAAATGCTTTCCTGCATAAA is part of the Magallana gigas chromosome 3, xbMagGiga1.1, whole genome shotgun sequence genome and harbors:
- the LOC136273289 gene encoding uncharacterized protein; translated protein: MNKCKFNDVQQLMDKVPSPEVVASVVATHTSTKTLREAFMAHKTFPVALVQPGQAHLDLLMRVQGILHMGHYAQQYERVVSGGVKPQVICDLLGISGGDDMLKCFEDAMTNSNDRFRLLLLAGALEINIKLHENKQVISFPPCPCVPSAKQTLEIVRSEGCYNLLVPVSFLAGCNTPNPTPQVIEKLRLPGMDNVHRIEMGIDLYEVDMVSLHPMRWLTDAIIDVATRRMKEDLGTENVFILNTAFAQKLLVKGKLNRRPLNMSGCNYVGVEDTLTNIELKDGTIILVPISNMLHWYLGALSVMAGDFGSISIICSMSGSYVDEESSLRVFFEKELEKAGRAANTVIVQHTEVPQQKNSYDCGVYLLSFVRNILQNQSLSHLSDTVILTRNEVSNLCFN